TCACCTGCAAGGGCTTTATTACTCTTAGGATATATTGTATCTACCCCTGAACCTAATACTGCAACACTCTCTCCACCTGTTACTAAATTTCCCTTATGGGAAGCACTATCAATACCTAAGGCTAGTCCTGAAACGACTCCAATATTACCACGACCTAGATCCATTCCCAGTTTAAAAGACTCATGAAGACCTCTAAGGGATGGCTTTCTTGTACCAACAACAGATACTAAATCTTTTTTTAAAGAGTCTAAATTACCCCTAACATAGAGTAAAAATGGAGGATCATAAATATTTTTAAGATTATCAGGATAACTGCTATCTACTAGGGAAGTAATTTTAATATTCCCCTTTGTTATCCCTTTTTCAATTAATGAAAACCTGCTAAAGGCGTGCCCCTTTTCAAGGTTAAACTCTTTTTTAAGTTCATCTGTTTCACAAAGATGTGATAATTCCCTTAAAGAATAACCCCAATTTAGAAGTGCTATTTTACTATTATTACTCCCTTTTAATAGGGATATTAGAACTCTAGTCACTAGTTAACCTACTTAAAACTTCATCCCTATGGGTTGTTGCCCTAACAATGTGGTCATCCTTTTTTGATTGACTTAAAACACTATCATATAGGTCTAAGGCCTCATTATACTCTCCATCTTTTTCATATAACAGGGCTCTTAATAACATGGCATCAAACTCCCTAGTAGAGATACTTATTAGACGATCTAAAAGATCCTTAGCATCATCTGGTCTATCAAATTCATATATATATAAAATTGATAGGGCATATAAACCTTTAACAAAGCCGGGGTTAAGTTGAATTGAGTACTCATGGCTATTTAGTGCTCTTTGTAAATAATCTCTTTTAACACTTTCCACATCCTGACTAAGTGCAAACTGACTAGCGGCAATACCCCTATAGTAGTGTAACATCTCACTATTAGGATAAAACTCAATCGCCTTGCTAAAGTGCTCATAGGCTTTATAATACATTTTATAATGCATCATCTTAACACCTAAAGCCCTATGGAAGTTCCCAATTTTTTGATACTTCTCAAGGGTAGCATCTAGATCTTTCTCAAGTTTTTTAATATTAGCTGTTAACTCTTGAACCCTCTCATCCCTATTAGACTCATTATTATTCTCAGTTTCATACACCTGGTTAGATAACTCTTTAACTTTTTTACTAGAACAGGAAAATGTTACTAATACAATAGTTAATAAAATTGCATATTTTTTCATACTCCCTCCGGATGGTAGGTATTAAAGGCTTTTTCAAGCTCATTACTACTTAAATGGGTATATATTTGGGTTGTTCCAATATCACTATGACCTAAAAGTTCCTGTACAGATCTTAAATCAGCACCACCAATTAGGAGGTGAGTTGCAAAGGAGTGTCTTAAAGAGTGAAGCTTTCCTTCTACACCAGACTTTGCGCAGATTGTTTTAAAGTTTTTCCACATACCCTTTCTAGTTAAACGCTCACCTCTACTGTTAAGAAATAGAGCCTCGTTTCTATGACTATTTGAAAGGTGAGGTCTAGACTCATCTAAGTATTTTCTAATCCAGTAGATAGCCACATCCCCAAGGGGTACTAACCTCTCCTTATCTCCTTTACCCTTAACAAGCAGCACACCTTCAGCTAAGAATAGATTACTTTTATTAAGATCTACAGCCTCACTTACCCGTAACCCACAGGAGTAAATTAATTCATAGAGTGCCCTATCCCTTAATCCTGCACTGCTGCTTATATCAATAACACCTAAAAGTCGATCAACCTCTTCTACTGCTAAAACATGGGGGAAATGCCTTTTAAACCTGGGAGTATCAATCTTATCTAGGGGATTATCCCCTCGTACACCCTCAATTATAAGGAAGTTATAATAAGACTTTATAGCTGTATGGCATTTTGCAAGTGTTCTAGCTGTTAAAAGAGTCTCTCTCCTTGTTATTAAAAAATCAATAATTTGATCAACCTGTAGTTTTTCTGGATTTAAAGACCTATCAATACAGTAGTTATTAAGTTCCATAGCCTCATACATATAGGTTTCAACAGAACTCTCTTGTAGACGAATCTCAACTGTAAGGTAGTCTCTAAATTTCTCCATTATATCTAATTAATCCTCTGTCTCTCTCTTAATATAGTTGGAACATCAAAATCCTGACTAATAGAGAAGTTTTGTGTTAAGATGCTACTTTTACTCTTAGCCTTTTCGGTTTTTGCTTTAGGAGTCTTATTATGAGATGTTATCTCAAGGATTTCATCTTTATATGTATGATCTCCTCTAAATCCAGTTGCAACAACAGTTACAATAATCTTTCCATTCATAGTTTCATCAACAACGGTTCCAGATTTTATCTCGACTCTATCATCAACAGTGGATGTAATTATCTCATTAATCTCTTTATACTCAGTTATTGTAAGGGATTCATCACATCTAATATTTACTAAAAGACCTGTTGCACCATCAATAGTTGATTCATTCTCTAATAGAGGGTTTTTTATAGCACTAGTAGCAGCATCAATTGCTCTGTTATCACCAAAACCTTCACCAATGCCCATTAATGCATCACCCTTTCCCTTCATAGTACTCTCAACATCAGCAAAATCGATATTAATTATACCAGGAGTAGTAATAAGATCGGATATTCCTTGTACACCCATTCTTAATACATCATCAGCCATTAAAAAAGCCTCTTTTATTGATGCATTTTTATCAACAACATTAAATAAATTTTCATTCGGAATAGTGATAACAGTATCAACGATACTCTTTAAGTTATTAATACCATTTTCTGCATAGGACATCTTTTTTTCCCTTTCAAAAGCGAAGGGTTTTGTAACTACTGCAACTGTTAAAATATCTAACTCCTTTGCAATAGAAGCTATAACAGGGGCTGCTCCAGTTCCTGTACCACCGCCCATACCAGCAGTTATAAAGACCATTTTAGAGCCCCTTAACATATTTGTTAAAGTCTCCCGATCCTCTTCTGCTGCATTTTTTCCAACCTCAGGTTTACCACCGGCACCTAATCCTCCGGTTAACTTTGATCCTATAGCTAGTTTAATACTGGCTAAAGACATATTTAGGGCTTGTTGATCTGTATTAACAGCAATAAAATCTACACCTTTAACACCCTCTGATATCATACGGTTTACAGCGTTACTTCCACCTCCACCTACACCAATAACCTTAATAATTGTGCCTACAACCATTGGTTCATCATTAATATACTCAATATCCATTTACCCCTCCCAGACTTTAAATGAAGTGTTTAAAAACTCTTTTAAATAAATTCTCTTTTTTAGGACCACTAGAGTCCAAATCTTTTCTTTTAATTACAGTATTCTTATTTTTTTTCCCAATAAAAGATACTAAACCTACTGCTGTTGAAAACCCAGGATGTCGTAACTCCTCGGTTAATCCGGATACCCCTTGGGGTAGACCTATTCTTGTTTGTACACCTAGAATCTCTGTAGCCAAATCAGCAATCCCTGGTAGAAGTGAAGATCCACCAGTTAAAACAACTCCACCAGGATACTTATCACCAAAACCCTTTCTTCTAAGCTCAGTACCAATTATATTAAACATCTCACATGCTCTAGCTTCAATAATCTCAGCTAAATATGTCTTAGTTACAGTTAATGGAGGTCTTCCAGCTATTCCTGGAATTATTATCTCCGATTCGGAATCAACGTAACTAGCAACACAACACCCCTCTCTTAACTTAATATTTTCTGCAGATAGGATTGGTGTATTTAAAACCTTAGAGATATCATTTGTAAAAATATCTCCTCCCATAGGTACAACATTTGTATAATAAGGAGCTCCTCCATAGTGTAGTAAGACGTCTGTAGTTCCACCGCCAATATCAATTAGTAGAACACCTAACTCCTTCTCGTCCCTTGTAAGGACACATTCACTTACAGCTAATGACTCTAAAACTATCTCATTAACGTAGTAGTTTCCTCTGTTTACACACTTAACAATATTATCTGTGGATGTTAAAGAGCAGGTTATAATGTGAACCTCAGCCTCAAGTCTAACACCTATCATATTTACAGGATCATAAATTCCACTCTGCCCATCTATTGTATACTCCTGGGGAATAACATGTAGGATTTGCCTATCTAGAGGTATAACCAGTGCTTTAGCTGCTTCTAAAACCCTATCAACGTCGTGGGTAGTTATCTCTTTTCCCCGGTCTGTAACAGCTACAACTCCCTTAGAGTTATAACACTCAATACTACCCCCTGCAATTCCAGTATAAAGATGAGTAACAGTTCTACCAGCCATCTGTTCTGCAGCGGATATAGCACTGGAAACAGCTTTTATAGCCTCTTCCATGTTTGTAATTACACCAACTCTAACACCCTTTGACGGAGCACTGCCCCAACCAACAATATGAAGTTTACCAGAGGTATTATACTCAGCAATAACAACCCTAATTGTTGTTGAACCAATATCTAAACTAACTACTAAATCATCCAACAAACTACTCCTTTTCCCTATAAACAATTTCATCTTCTCTAAAATCAACCTGATCAACAGAGACAGACTCCCTCTCTAACAGGGAAATAACAACTATAATATTCTTTAATTCTGATGCTGTTAAAACATCTCTAACTACAGCTTTTATAGGTGAAAAAATAAAATGTAAAACAAGATCAAATGTTTTTTCACCCCTTTTTGTAACAATAATTTCACTAATAGAGGAGTAATACTCTGGAACACTGCCTCTAATATCCTTTAGGGACTTTAATAATGGAACTAAAACCTTAGGAAGTTCCCCACCTGTGGAAACCTTTCCAAAATCTAAATCCCCACTTAATACAGGAAGATTAATATCCTCTATCTCATTACCTATTTGAAAAACAACACCATTTTCATCAAAGCAGATAGGAATGGAGATACCACCCTGATCCACATAAGCAATAGCTAATGCCTTCCTACCAAATACAGTTATATTCAGAGTATCAGGAAAGGATTTTTCTACATATACTTTTCGAACTAAAGGCTCTTTTAATATTCTTTTTTCAATTATATCTGGCTTAATAAATAGGAAAGAACTAGAACTATTAAGCCCTGCAATATTCTCAATATTATTGGAGAAACTTATGGATGAGTCTAACTTTATCTCCTTAATAGTAAAAAAAGGCAGAACAAAGAAACCAAAAATTGATATTATGATCAATATAGTTAATAGAGTATATATAGAGTTTATAATTATTCTAGAATTCATCTTCTACCTCAACATCCTCAAACCTAGAGAGATTAAATAGAAAACCAACCATTATCATAGTAACTAAAATTGAAGTACCACCCTGGGAGAAAAATGGAAGAGGAATACCTGTTGGTGGAAGAAGTCCTGAAACAACACCCATATTTAACATTGCTTGGAAAAATATGGCACAACTAAAACCTGCTCCCACTAAAACCTTAAAGCTAGAGTCTTGCCTCTTGGCGATTGAAATACCCTTTAAAAAGAAAATAACAAAAAGGGTTATTATAGCAAAAACTCCAATTAAACCCGCTTCCTCACCTACAACTGTAAAAACAAAATCAGAATGAGCCTGGGGTAATGGTCCTAGTTTTATATTTCCAGCTCCTAATCCCTTCCCGGAAAAACCACCTTGATATAGAGCCTTTAATGATGTTAAAACCTGATATCCACTAGCTAAGGGATCTTTCTCAGGACTTAACCATGAGAGGATCCTACGAATTCTGTAGGGCTGGACCATAATAACTAATGAGGCAACAAGTAGACAGAATCCCGATATAATACCAATAAAACGGATTTTAACCCCTGATAAAAACAGTAGAATCAGTGATAGAGAGAAAACAAAAAAGCTTGTAGAGAAGTCATTCTGAATAATAATTATCCAGGATGAGAAACCAACAACAATAAGGGCTGGTAAAATTGTCCTAGACATATCATTTATCATACCCCTCTTTTTATCAAACATTCTAGCAAGATAGATAGTTAGGGTTATTTTTACCAACTCAGATGGTTGAAATTTTATACCCGCAATTTCAAACCACCTAGTCCCTCCAGATATTGTTCTACCTAGACCAGGTATAAAAACCAATAGATTTAATATTAAAGAGATCAGGAGAATAAGGGATGCAAACTTCTCAAAAAAATCAATATTAATAAATGTAATCAAAATAGCTAATATAACACCTAAACCTAAAAATTGTAGGTGCCTATAAAAAAAGTAGTATGGTCCCCTATCTACCTTTAGACTAAAATACCAAGAAGCAGAAAATAGAGATACAGCACCAATTCCAGCTAATAAGATAACGATCATTATTAGGTGTAAGTCTACGGACTTCTTAGATGAGATAGATTCAAATGTAAACTGATTTTTTATATTATTTGCCATTTTTTTATTGTGTTTTTAACATTGAAAGCCCAAGAATTGCTAACATTCCTCCAATAATCCAAAATCTATTTATAACCTTACTCTCAGCCCAGCCCTTTAATTCAAAATGATGATGTATAGGAGCCATTTTAAAAACCCTCTTACCTGTTCTTTTAAACCAAAAGACCTGTATTATTACAGATAGAGTCTCCATAACAAAAACTCCACCAATAATCAAAAAGAGAACCTCTTTCTTAACAATAATGGATATAACACCTAATACTCCACCTAATGCAAGACTTCCTGTATCCCCCATAAAAACCTGGGCAGGATAACAGTTAAACCATAAAAACCCAATACATGCCCCAACTAATGCAAGACTAAATACAGTTAACTCCCCACCACCTGGGACAAAGGGGATATTAAGATATTCAGAAAAATCAGGTCGCCCCGATAAGTATGTAATAACAGCTAAGGCTATAGTTGCAAAAAGAACTAATCCTGTAGCAAGACCATCTAAACCATCTGTTAAATTAACCGCATTAGATATCCCAACTATATAAAAAACAATAACAGGGATCATAAAAATACCTAGGTCAATAACATGACGTTTTAAAAATGGGATATAGAGTTTTGAGAACTCCTCACTGCCATGTAAATATAATAATATTGCCACAACTG
Above is a genomic segment from Thiospirochaeta perfilievii containing:
- the dprA gene encoding DNA-processing protein DprA codes for the protein MTRVLISLLKGSNNSKIALLNWGYSLRELSHLCETDELKKEFNLEKGHAFSRFSLIEKGITKGNIKITSLVDSSYPDNLKNIYDPPFLLYVRGNLDSLKKDLVSVVGTRKPSLRGLHESFKLGMDLGRGNIGVVSGLALGIDSASHKGNLVTGGESVAVLGSGVDTIYPKSNKALAGDLLQSNGAIISEFPLGESPLKFNFPKRNRVIAGLSNSLIIVQAPTKSGSLITGDFALNNGRSVYVHSVGVNDKKFLGSDKYYKDGAKKIDSALPLLMDFNRELYIPEFDSSQFSSQEIIKLELDGAIIKYKGCYFRL
- a CDS encoding tetratricopeptide repeat protein — encoded protein: MKKYAILLTIVLVTFSCSSKKVKELSNQVYETENNNESNRDERVQELTANIKKLEKDLDATLEKYQKIGNFHRALGVKMMHYKMYYKAYEHFSKAIEFYPNSEMLHYYRGIAASQFALSQDVESVKRDYLQRALNSHEYSIQLNPGFVKGLYALSILYIYEFDRPDDAKDLLDRLISISTREFDAMLLRALLYEKDGEYNEALDLYDSVLSQSKKDDHIVRATTHRDEVLSRLTSD
- a CDS encoding tyrosine recombinase, with product MEKFRDYLTVEIRLQESSVETYMYEAMELNNYCIDRSLNPEKLQVDQIIDFLITRRETLLTARTLAKCHTAIKSYYNFLIIEGVRGDNPLDKIDTPRFKRHFPHVLAVEEVDRLLGVIDISSSAGLRDRALYELIYSCGLRVSEAVDLNKSNLFLAEGVLLVKGKGDKERLVPLGDVAIYWIRKYLDESRPHLSNSHRNEALFLNSRGERLTRKGMWKNFKTICAKSGVEGKLHSLRHSFATHLLIGGADLRSVQELLGHSDIGTTQIYTHLSSNELEKAFNTYHPEGV
- the ftsZ gene encoding cell division protein FtsZ; the protein is MDIEYINDEPMVVGTIIKVIGVGGGGSNAVNRMISEGVKGVDFIAVNTDQQALNMSLASIKLAIGSKLTGGLGAGGKPEVGKNAAEEDRETLTNMLRGSKMVFITAGMGGGTGTGAAPVIASIAKELDILTVAVVTKPFAFEREKKMSYAENGINNLKSIVDTVITIPNENLFNVVDKNASIKEAFLMADDVLRMGVQGISDLITTPGIINIDFADVESTMKGKGDALMGIGEGFGDNRAIDAATSAIKNPLLENESTIDGATGLLVNIRCDESLTITEYKEINEIITSTVDDRVEIKSGTVVDETMNGKIIVTVVATGFRGDHTYKDEILEITSHNKTPKAKTEKAKSKSSILTQNFSISQDFDVPTILRERQRIN
- the ftsA gene encoding cell division protein FtsA; its protein translation is MDDLVVSLDIGSTTIRVVIAEYNTSGKLHIVGWGSAPSKGVRVGVITNMEEAIKAVSSAISAAEQMAGRTVTHLYTGIAGGSIECYNSKGVVAVTDRGKEITTHDVDRVLEAAKALVIPLDRQILHVIPQEYTIDGQSGIYDPVNMIGVRLEAEVHIITCSLTSTDNIVKCVNRGNYYVNEIVLESLAVSECVLTRDEKELGVLLIDIGGGTTDVLLHYGGAPYYTNVVPMGGDIFTNDISKVLNTPILSAENIKLREGCCVASYVDSESEIIIPGIAGRPPLTVTKTYLAEIIEARACEMFNIIGTELRRKGFGDKYPGGVVLTGGSSLLPGIADLATEILGVQTRIGLPQGVSGLTEELRHPGFSTAVGLVSFIGKKNKNTVIKRKDLDSSGPKKENLFKRVFKHFI
- a CDS encoding cell division protein FtsQ/DivIB, with the protein product MNSRIIINSIYTLLTILIIISIFGFFVLPFFTIKEIKLDSSISFSNNIENIAGLNSSSSFLFIKPDIIEKRILKEPLVRKVYVEKSFPDTLNITVFGRKALAIAYVDQGGISIPICFDENGVVFQIGNEIEDINLPVLSGDLDFGKVSTGGELPKVLVPLLKSLKDIRGSVPEYYSSISEIIVTKRGEKTFDLVLHFIFSPIKAVVRDVLTASELKNIIVVISLLERESVSVDQVDFREDEIVYREKE
- the ftsW gene encoding putative lipid II flippase FtsW; translated protein: MANNIKNQFTFESISSKKSVDLHLIMIVILLAGIGAVSLFSASWYFSLKVDRGPYYFFYRHLQFLGLGVILAILITFINIDFFEKFASLILLISLILNLLVFIPGLGRTISGGTRWFEIAGIKFQPSELVKITLTIYLARMFDKKRGMINDMSRTILPALIVVGFSSWIIIIQNDFSTSFFVFSLSLILLFLSGVKIRFIGIISGFCLLVASLVIMVQPYRIRRILSWLSPEKDPLASGYQVLTSLKALYQGGFSGKGLGAGNIKLGPLPQAHSDFVFTVVGEEAGLIGVFAIITLFVIFFLKGISIAKRQDSSFKVLVGAGFSCAIFFQAMLNMGVVSGLLPPTGIPLPFFSQGGTSILVTMIMVGFLFNLSRFEDVEVEDEF
- the mraY gene encoding phospho-N-acetylmuramoyl-pentapeptide-transferase, which codes for MFKALLYPLKDSVSFLNIFQYISFRSAYAAVTAILISFILGPWIIKFLTKIKMGQEVRHDGPQSHLKKSGTPTMGGFIIIVSVIISVVLWQDIRSFYSWLVIGAFVSFGFLGFLDDYLKISRKSSEGLRSRFKLIGQVFIASVVAILLYLHGSEEFSKLYIPFLKRHVIDLGIFMIPVIVFYIVGISNAVNLTDGLDGLATGLVLFATIALAVITYLSGRPDFSEYLNIPFVPGGGELTVFSLALVGACIGFLWFNCYPAQVFMGDTGSLALGGVLGVISIIVKKEVLFLIIGGVFVMETLSVIIQVFWFKRTGKRVFKMAPIHHHFELKGWAESKVINRFWIIGGMLAILGLSMLKTQ